In Bacteroidia bacterium, a genomic segment contains:
- a CDS encoding ATP-binding protein, which produces MGHKYFFTPGFLILFCSLAFTQSTQKADSLKRVISATQIDTVKYITYLHLVDNFLPGSIDSAIYFLNKAESMAIEMEDTARIAKVYRGFGYINEYVLQLDDANNCFANAAQLYSEVGDNYQLVVIFYRLANNCYMKGQYEDGLRYCDSAFSLIQNTGKKNIKELPQIYEIKGLLYQKLGNYPASMESLQKAMNEWEKQESSIGMASVYNNMGLIFLDQEMDSLSLDYFHNFLRIGMEAKRKDFEGIAYINLGVAFSNLDQDQFALINYEDALKIFEDLNVPSKTVLLLNNIGALYRKQKDYVKSNEYLYKALDLIAGTDETDIRIHIYNNLGANYLSLNQPDKARNYIDKNYALAMRKGSLSQKVEAIELRTDFAEATKNFQEAFAFHKKYTEYKDSLINQNSIQKTANIRHQFEMEKQEAEANLLRMEQDSQKQMIKTQRVFLVLSILGMLITIGLVIYLYSLFRFKKIANGKLQEQAIDLKKAKEIAEDASKAKAEFLSIMSHEIRTPMNAVIGMTHLLLDDSPRPDQMEYLNTLKFSGTSLLSLINDILDFSKIESGKLSIEHIDFNLNELVRGITHSLGIKGQDKNVVVKYNYDPAMQKIYNGDPVRLGQILTNLVGNAVKFTEQGSVELRVEKTNDEKIKFEVIDTGIGIPEDKQALIFEQFAQSSADTTRKYGGTGLGLAITKKLLELMDSEIHLTSIPGEGSTFYFTLPLKPSLNILKTMTEDASGKQKTFKNLSGLKVLVAEDNKINQVIARKFLEKWEIRTIVVNNGQEALDQIYQEKFDVILMDIHMPELDGIEATRMIRQSTNPVIADLPIIALTASALEEEIKLIMEAGMNDIVTKPFDPITLYQMIARYHKFEEIESAA; this is translated from the coding sequence ATGGGGCATAAATACTTTTTTACACCTGGGTTTTTAATATTGTTCTGTTCGCTGGCATTTACTCAATCAACTCAAAAGGCAGATAGTCTCAAAAGGGTAATATCAGCAACTCAAATTGACACGGTAAAGTACATCACCTACCTTCACCTTGTAGACAATTTTCTTCCTGGTTCTATCGATTCCGCCATTTATTTTCTCAATAAAGCAGAGTCGATGGCCATTGAAATGGAAGACACCGCGAGAATTGCAAAGGTTTATCGTGGGTTTGGATACATCAATGAATATGTCTTACAACTGGATGATGCCAATAACTGTTTTGCTAATGCTGCCCAATTATACTCCGAGGTTGGGGATAATTATCAATTAGTGGTTATTTTCTATCGTCTGGCAAACAACTGCTACATGAAAGGGCAATACGAAGATGGGCTTCGCTATTGCGATTCGGCATTTTCCCTGATTCAAAATACCGGAAAGAAAAACATCAAAGAACTGCCACAGATATATGAAATCAAGGGGCTGTTGTATCAAAAATTAGGGAACTATCCGGCCAGCATGGAATCGCTGCAAAAAGCGATGAACGAATGGGAAAAGCAGGAATCCTCCATTGGGATGGCTTCTGTTTACAATAATATGGGGTTGATTTTTCTTGATCAGGAGATGGATTCCCTCTCATTGGATTATTTCCACAATTTCCTGCGTATCGGAATGGAAGCAAAACGCAAAGACTTTGAGGGAATCGCCTATATTAACCTCGGTGTAGCCTTTTCAAATTTAGATCAGGATCAATTTGCCCTTATCAACTATGAAGATGCGCTGAAAATATTCGAAGATTTGAACGTGCCCAGTAAAACGGTACTGCTGCTCAATAATATCGGCGCGCTGTATCGCAAACAAAAAGACTACGTCAAAAGCAATGAGTACCTGTATAAAGCCCTCGACTTAATTGCCGGCACGGATGAAACCGACATCAGGATTCATATTTACAACAACCTTGGGGCAAACTATCTCAGCCTCAACCAGCCCGATAAGGCCCGAAACTATATCGACAAAAACTATGCGCTAGCCATGCGGAAAGGCTCTCTCTCCCAAAAGGTGGAAGCAATCGAGCTTCGCACCGATTTTGCGGAAGCCACCAAAAATTTTCAGGAGGCCTTCGCCTTTCACAAAAAATATACAGAATATAAAGACAGCCTGATCAATCAAAACAGTATCCAGAAAACTGCCAATATCCGGCATCAGTTTGAAATGGAAAAGCAGGAAGCCGAAGCAAATCTTTTGCGCATGGAACAAGATTCGCAAAAGCAGATGATCAAAACACAACGGGTTTTTCTGGTTTTGTCTATTCTGGGTATGCTCATCACGATCGGGTTGGTGATTTATTTATACAGCTTGTTTCGGTTTAAGAAAATAGCAAATGGGAAACTCCAGGAACAGGCCATCGACTTGAAAAAAGCTAAGGAAATCGCAGAAGATGCCTCCAAAGCAAAGGCAGAGTTTCTCTCTATTATGAGTCACGAAATTCGCACGCCCATGAACGCCGTCATCGGTATGACTCATCTGCTGCTCGATGATTCACCTCGACCCGATCAGATGGAATATCTGAACACCCTTAAATTTTCAGGAACCAGCCTGCTTAGTCTGATCAACGATATTTTGGATTTTAGCAAAATTGAGTCCGGAAAACTCAGCATCGAACACATAGATTTTAACCTGAATGAGCTTGTCCGGGGAATTACTCATTCATTGGGTATCAAGGGACAGGATAAAAATGTAGTTGTCAAATACAATTACGATCCCGCCATGCAAAAAATATACAATGGCGATCCTGTGCGACTTGGGCAAATACTTACCAATCTGGTAGGTAATGCCGTTAAGTTTACCGAACAAGGGTCGGTAGAACTGCGGGTCGAAAAAACGAATGATGAGAAAATAAAGTTTGAAGTAATCGATACCGGTATTGGCATACCGGAGGACAAACAAGCGCTAATCTTTGAACAGTTCGCCCAATCCTCCGCTGATACGACCCGAAAATATGGCGGAACAGGGCTTGGGCTGGCAATTACCAAAAAGTTACTGGAACTGATGGATTCAGAAATTCATCTGACCAGTATCCCCGGAGAAGGAAGTACATTTTATTTTACGCTGCCGTTAAAGCCATCTTTAAATATTCTAAAAACCATGACGGAAGATGCATCGGGAAAACAAAAAACCTTCAAAAATCTGAGCGGGCTGAAGGTACTCGTCGCAGAAGACAACAAAATCAATCAGGTAATCGCCCGAAAATTTCTGGAAAAATGGGAAATCCGCACGATCGTTGTCAACAACGGCCAGGAAGCACTCGATCAGATCTATCAGGAAAAGTTTGATGTGATCCTGATGGATATTCATATGCCAGAGTTGGATGGGATTGAAGCTACCCGAATGATTCGCCAGTCCACCAATCCAGTTATTGCTGATTTGCCCATTATTGCGCTTACGGCTTCTGCTTTGGAAGAAGAAATAAAATTGATCATGGAGGCAGGAATGAATGATATTGTAACCAAACCATTTGACCCGATTACCCTGTATCAGATGATTGCCAGGTATCATAAATTCGAAGAAATTGAATCCGCTGCATAA
- the der gene encoding ribosome biogenesis GTPase Der produces MSGIVAIVGRPNVGKSTLFNRLIEERKAIVDDMSGVTRDRNYGKSEWTGHEFTVIDTGGYVPASEDVFEKAIREQVHIAMEEADVLIFMVDITAGVTPLDKSFANLVRQNPKKVILAANKVDTPNKVMDSYEFYELGLGEIFPVSAINGSGTGELMDAIIEALPEEKSYTDIEGIPRFAVVGKPNVGKSSMINALLGRDVNIVTPVAGTTRDSTDTRFNSFGQDIILVDTAGLRKKAKIQENIEFYSTLRTIKAIESSDVTIFLIDATQGIESQDLAIFSLIVKNKKGVVLLVNKWDLMEKETNSARDFEKIIREKIAPFNDIPIIFGSALTKQRLIKVLEEASAVYANLEKKIPTNELNEQMLDAINRHHPPTSRGRIIRIKYVTQIPAKIPTFLFFTNHPQHIQESYKRYLENQLRERFGFTGVPVNLFFRQK; encoded by the coding sequence ATGAGTGGTATAGTAGCAATTGTAGGCAGGCCAAATGTTGGCAAATCTACCCTCTTTAATCGTTTGATTGAGGAGAGGAAGGCGATCGTCGATGATATGAGCGGTGTAACCCGCGACCGGAATTATGGAAAGTCCGAATGGACAGGGCATGAATTTACGGTTATAGATACAGGAGGATATGTCCCGGCCTCAGAAGATGTATTTGAAAAAGCCATCAGAGAGCAGGTGCATATTGCGATGGAAGAAGCAGATGTGCTGATTTTTATGGTGGACATTACGGCGGGCGTGACGCCACTCGATAAGTCTTTCGCCAACCTCGTCCGTCAAAATCCCAAAAAGGTCATTCTTGCCGCCAATAAGGTCGACACCCCCAATAAGGTGATGGACAGCTACGAGTTTTATGAACTTGGACTTGGCGAGATTTTCCCAGTCTCTGCGATCAATGGCAGTGGCACGGGCGAATTAATGGACGCGATTATCGAGGCGCTGCCCGAAGAGAAATCCTATACAGATATAGAAGGCATTCCCCGTTTTGCCGTAGTTGGGAAACCGAATGTGGGCAAATCGAGTATGATCAATGCCCTGCTCGGCAGAGATGTCAATATCGTCACACCTGTGGCTGGCACAACCCGGGACAGCACCGACACCCGATTTAATTCGTTTGGCCAGGACATCATTCTTGTTGACACAGCAGGGCTGAGAAAAAAAGCCAAAATTCAGGAGAATATTGAATTTTATTCTACCCTGCGCACCATCAAAGCCATCGAAAGCTCAGATGTTACGATCTTCCTGATCGATGCTACCCAGGGAATTGAATCCCAGGATCTCGCTATTTTCAGCCTGATTGTTAAAAATAAAAAAGGGGTCGTCCTGCTTGTCAACAAATGGGACCTCATGGAAAAGGAAACCAATTCTGCCCGCGATTTCGAAAAAATTATCCGGGAGAAAATCGCTCCTTTTAATGATATTCCAATCATTTTTGGTTCGGCATTGACCAAACAGCGACTCATCAAAGTGCTTGAAGAAGCATCAGCCGTTTACGCCAATCTCGAGAAAAAAATCCCTACCAATGAGTTGAACGAACAGATGCTCGATGCCATAAATCGCCATCATCCGCCAACTTCGAGAGGCCGCATCATCCGTATCAAATACGTGACACAAATTCCGGCAAAAATACCGACATTCCTCTTTTTCACGAATCACCCGCAACATATTCAGGAATCGTACAAGCGATATCTGGAGAATCAACTTCGTGAAAGATTTGGGTTTACCGGCGTACCGGTAAACCTCTTTTTCAGACAAAAATAG